A region of the Cyprinus carpio isolate SPL01 chromosome A14, ASM1834038v1, whole genome shotgun sequence genome:
aaaaaaggtcaacacAGTAAAAACACCTGTGGTGGTAACCTGAGGTTACTATGGTACTTTTTTGTAAGGGCTGTTGTCATTCTCGTACTATTCACTGCCCTTTTGTAAACTTGGATATTTGACACATATGgcatactaattttttttattatttatttgttgtttgtttattcctTCATTcaatataacacaataaaaaaaaaaaaaaaacaattccccattggacgatatatatatatatatatatatatatatatatatatatatatatatatatatatatatatctatatatatatatatatatatatatatatatatacatatttatatatatttttttaattgcagaaatataattcaacacaaatgaaacaaataatacAGATCAAAGAACACAGAACATATATGGGGGACtacagaaagagaggaaaaatgataataatagaGTACTTGATGTGGCTGTGTAAGAGCCATTCTGATAAATGAGATGTAATATCACTGACGCCCTCGTGATGGCGACACTGAGACATGCGTCAAATGACAAGGTGACCATAATAAATATAACTGTGCAATGTGGTGTGAAATCCATAGTTCCAATTCAGTGTGGTTCAGAGAAGCTAAACTGAACCAGAACAACTCCAGAGAAAAGCTATAACTATATGCTATATAATCTCTCTTATTATGATTTagagtgtgtgtatattattataaagcaTTACAGAGTGCTTAGAGTTGAAAGGAAAATATACCTCAACGCGACCCATCTATCATTATAATGCAATTAACCGGAAAAACATCTCGTCAGACCTGTATTTTCCCTTTTAGCCAACGGCTGAATATCGTGAGTTAGTCTCGAGCCGCTCACCTGTAACACAGGTAGGTGAGGTTTCCCGCCCGCACGTTTCTCGCGAGTGTTTCTTTTTCATGCTCGCAGAGCTCAACATGTTCTTGAAGAATGGACAGCTCAAACCCAGCACATAATGACCTGGACTATACTACAGGTGAGTGATGCATACATTATTTCGTATTCGTGTATTTTCAGAAAGAAAATTCTTCACTTTGCTTGTTTTGACTTTGAACGCCGAGTCTGTCAGGCGTTACACGGAGTTAAAGTCCACATTAGTCAGTCTGCATTCAGTCTGCAGTATTAAATGTGCGCCTTGACTTCATATTCTGAGTGTCAGGTAGTGTTTGACatgtttcaaactttttttatcaCTTAGTGGTTTCAAGCAGGTAGACAAATTAGACAGgtgtatacaaataaacaacagaaatctaaaagtttacaggaaaaaaagtcTAATACCCAAGAATTGTGCTGGCACTTTCTATGAATAGGGCATAAATTGGTGTCCCATtactaataatgtaatatttttacagcaATAAAGGCATAAATCCAACGTTTTATTTTAGCTATGCTAGtataatgcttttattatgtattttttcaagTATAACTATTTAACCctgtagttaataataaaaatgatctaTTAAGtcatgaattaatatatttagcAATAACCGCAATTATAGATTTGCTGCCAATCTTCTTAGTAAGTACCTTTCTAAGTGTAAATCTGCTGCCCTGTTATACTGGTGCATTTCCATTTTGTTAGAACCTTTACCCTTGGATTTTATTCACGTTTAACATTTACATCGTACAGTTTTAtgaaatatacatgcaaataatataaacatggattcaaaatgacaaaccttatataaaattaatgcacacaaaatataatgtttaattgaatacaatattattaaactgTAGAAGATTATCTGATTTTAAGCACCTAATTTCACTGATGCATTGTTGGgaaatgcaaaacaaatgcattcaAGACCAATATATTCATGGAAAGTGCATTTGCGAGCTTAGTTGGGATTCTGTATTGTAATGTTAAATCTCTGGCTGCTGGAACATGTAAGTCAATAATAAACCCTGTGCAATAACATaatcaacagaaaaagaaaaaaaaagactgacgtGGTGGTTAAGGATTACACACTTAACTCCTGAGTCACTGAGACAGAGTGATTAAACTTTTATATGGAAAGAAGGGTGTTGCTTTCTTCTAAGCAGTAAGTCTCTTCTGTTGTTTTGTAGTGGGTGCTTCTCTTGGCATCTACTGGGCAAATCCATAGCCATGCACTGCTGCGCTTCATCACCGTGGAGGAGCAAGAAGCAGGCGTTAAGATCGGAAGTCTAAGCCCGACCTACTCAGCTCCATACCGGCTCCTCGATGAAAGATACGTCAGGCTGGACGAGAGCACAGGGGATCTGTTCACTAAAGAGCGCATAGACAGAGAGACCTTGTGTCCATCACATCAGGATGGGGAGTGTACTTTTTCAAACACCGCAGTCGTGAGTCTTAATTTTGAAATAGTGCCGATGATAATTGTTGTGGATGATATTAATGACAACACTCCTATTTTTGAGAGAAATGAGATTCCTCTGCATGTACCTGAAGATGCATCAATTGGGACTGCTTTCCCACTGGATGACCAAGCGCAGGATAAGGATACGGGCGATAATGGCTTGATACGATACCATTTAGAAGACTCTGATGGCTTTTTTGGCATCAGACAAGATGGGCATGAACTTGAGCTGGTGGTACAAAGGGAACTGGACCGGGAAACTCAGGAAAACCACTTCTTGGTTCTTGTAGCAGTAGATGGAGGTTCAGTACCACTTAGCGCTACAGCTCATCTCAATGTAACGGTAACCGATGTTGATGATAATTGCCCAGAGTTTGATGCTGACAGTCCCATCACAGCTATTGTGCCAGCGTTAGGAGTCAAGGGCACTGCGGTGGCCCAGCTTAAAGCCACAGACAAAGACCTGGGCCAGAATGCCCAGATCGCATTCTCCTTCAGCCGTCAGATCACAGATAAGGCCAAAGCGCTCTTTCACTTGGATGGACACACAGGCCTGATCAGCTTAGCTGTTGATACACAGGTTGACAGTCCCGAGGAGCACATGTTGAAAGTCTTTGCGAATAGCCCACTTTGCCCCCCTGCGCAAACTCAGGTAACCATATACATTCAGCCAGTGATGAGCCAAGAGCCGTCAGTCAAGATCAAGTTTGTCGCAGAGCATAAAAACCAAGTGATCGTGTTACAGGAAAACGAGCCCCCCACCATCTTGGCGCTCTTGGAGCTGGAAGACACCTCTACTGCCAAAGGTACTCTGTCCTTAGATAAAAACAGCATGCCGTTTTCTTTGAAGCCGCAAGCAGGCAGCTATTTGCTTTCAACATCAAAACCCCTAGATTTTGAGATGTGCAGCGAGTATGAGGTTACAGTTATTATTTCTAATCCTCATGGCACACGCCTACACAGAAGGGAAGTGATCAAAGTGCTGGTTGAAGATGTGAATGATAATGCCCCAAAGTTTGAACAAACACGCTATGAAAAGGACATCAAGGAGAACAACGAGCCTGGAGTGTTTCTGCTGAGAGTCCAGGCTAGCGACGCAGACAGCCAGCAGTTTGGCAAAGTAAGGTACAGGCTTACAAATGGAGGACCTTTCAGAATTCACGAAGAGACGGGTGTGATTTCAGCAGCAGAGTCTTTGGATAGAGAACAGCAGGAGAAATACGACCTGACCGTTCTGGCCCGGGACGGCGGCGAGCCGTCTCTGGAGGGCTTAGCTATTGTGTCCATAAACATACTGGATGTGAATGACAATCCACCGGTCTTTCCAACCCCACATTTCTATTTCTTTGTGTTTGAGAGCATTCCACAACTTTCCCAAGTTGGGAAAGTCACAGTAAGCGATGCTGATGAAGGAGATAACGGCCAGATAGTGGATTTGCGTATTTTGAACGACAGTGTCCCTTTTGCCATAGACCTGGCGCAGGGGTCGCTCCGCAGTACTGGTGAAGTCGACCGTGAGAAGCAAGACCGCTATGAGCTTCTTGTTGTAGCTGCAGACGGCGGCAGCCCAGTCCTTTCCACTACAGcaaaaatgaccatttttattgAGGATGTCAATGATAATCATCCCCAGGTCCTCCTTCCTAGCAGCAACCTCTCCTGTCTGACCATATCCCCGGCTACTCGAGCAGGAAGCATGATAACAAAAATTTTCGCCATTGATGAGGACTCAGGAATGAATTCAGATATAACTTACCAAATTATTGCATCCAAACCGGCTCTCCACAGCCCCTTCCAGATTGACGAGCACTCAGGAAACATTACTCTGGTCCAACATCTGCGCGGCGAGGACTACGGCATGCACCACCTCTTCATAGTCGTCCGCGACAGAGGAAAGCCAGACCCGCTGCAGACCACCGTGTGGGTCAACCTGCAGGTCAACGAGACTTTGGAAAAATGTCACGTGAATGCCATTCCGGAGTACACACCACCACGACTGCTTCCTCCGATGCCAGTTCAAGACAGATGTGAATCAAATGCCGggcttattttttattgtggCCTGTGTCTGATGGTCATCTCAGTCTGTGTTCTCCTGGCGGCTGTAGTGGTGTTTATGAAgcgcaaaaacacaaaaaggaaagcagaaaaaaagaatgtatgGGAAACTGGAAATCTCTGTGAACTGAAACCTTTAAATTAAAGCCAAGGCTCTGCAGTTATACCagtaaaatgtgtatgtgtaaatATTACAAAGTTTTTTGTTAACCTGTATTCTTTGGCCAGTACTTTTGGTtcatattataatagtaatataatataatagtattagtTTGGCCTAATGTGCAAGATACCTGCTTCCTTTTCCTAAGATGATATGTTTTCATCTCGAATGAAATAAACTCTTGAAATCTTTAAAGAATCATATTTAAAGAGATTTATGCACGTAAAGACAATGTATGTTTAATTCTCTGTCAGCAGTGGTGAGACATTCATTGACATGGAAGGAAAATATTTATACAGGTGCAGACTTGCAGAAAGATAAATGCACTTGTTTTTCCTCTAGTGTGCTGTCGTGTTGGTTTTACAAGATTTTACGGACTAGTCGTGCTGTAGTCTGATGCACGCAGCCTGCAATCAGTACCATCATCTAGATCAGGGGTAACCAACGTCgctcctggagagccacagttcTGCAGTTTTGCTCCAACCGTGATTAAACCACACTgacctgtagctttctagtaacccttacAAACTGATTAGCTTGTTTAGgagtgtttgattggggttggagctgaagcCTGagggactgtggctctccaggaccccTAATCTAGATCATGAAACAATGTAACAGTCTTTGTCTTATCACAATAAGAAAATGCTGGTatatttgcaaaaaagaaaatgtctttttacAAAGCAGTTGAAACAAGACCGTgtctcttttatatatttatgttaatgtaataaataaagtggGATCATGAAGAAGCATTACCATTGAAACACATCAAGATGCTCTTGAGGGTTAcccttatattaatattaatattaatattaatattaatattaatattaatatagtctCTACTCTAGTCTTTATAAAGTTCCACTCATTAGAAATCATGGGGGTGGGGCTGATCCGGGGGCAACCAGATCGGACCGAAAAGCCACTTTAACATCagcttaaataatttaatatattgattGTTGATATATAAGGAACTATTTTCTTTGCAAAGGGTAAGACTTCCAAAGTATAAAACGGCTACATTTTCaatcaatcactttttttttttttgtgttaatattatgtttcactcaaaaatatgTTGACTTAAGGTCACATAAACTCTAATGCCTTTTTTTTGTAACTAATGGTTAAGTACAATCAAGgaatggtttccatggtgaccaACAGTGTAAAGAGTTTAAAAACCTTTTGATAGCTTTTGCTGTGAGATCTAGAGACCAGTGATAAAAGTCTGATCACTGGGAGATATCACTCATCTCATACCACCAAGTTTCCTGTCATCCAATAGTCTCTTTCTCACCCGGTTCAGAGACTCATTTAAGGTCTGCACAAGGAATGAGGAAACTGAATGATTATCTGATGAATTCAGGTGATCTGGACAAGAATGTGGATGAAAGAAAGTCTAGACAGAAAACTCCACTTCAGTGCCTGTGCTGGCCCACCGTACTGATTTCAGCAGAGGAGGACCCCCTCTGCCCTGTTCGTACGCTCTGGCACCGACTCAACCATCATAAGAAGCTGTTTATTTGTAGCAGACGTGATAGGGGTTTTGTAAATGACACAAAAGAAAAAGCATGTTTCGGCAGGTCTGCTGAGTGCAGGTGGCATGGGAATGCACTTCCTGAATAGCAAAGAAGATATTAATCTTGTAAGAAAACACTGTCATGAAGTTGACTGGCATGTTTTCACATCCAGGTTACAAAGATGCTTCACAAATCGTTCTCAAAAGGCATCCTGCTCATCTTCCTGAAATGCCTTGGTTTTTGTTCCTTTAAAAGCCAATAAAAGATAAATACTGAATAATGtgttaaataatttgtattgtttgtacaCTTTTGATATGTCCCAGTAATTTGTAAAAGTTCAAATAAGTCCCAAGACTCAATTTTCCAAAATCATTACACACACTTAAACagttaatttaagttaataacAGAATCATCacttattttatgttataaatcgGAGTAAATACAAAGAGTTTTAACAAGTATTGCGGTGGTACCAGTGCATGGTATCAGATGATAATAATACCATATAATACTGTACTGAATGAATACCGTTTAGCCTACTatgaatattgtatattttaagtatttacttGGTATAAGTAAATATACTTGCAAAATactttggtccaaaaaaaaaggtgtgtgtgtgtgtgtgtgtgtgtgtgtgtgtgtgtgtgtgtgtgtgtgtgtgtgtgtgtgtgtatcctctGTTTATATAGAGAGAGCATCTAAATACGTCTGacgtttttctttaaaattagcatttatttctgGCTACTATGTATAGGTTTCTATGTAAGTAATAGTACTTCCGAATGGGTTGAGGCTGGACTTTTGCACAtttgaagtgaaatgaagtgaaaGTACTTTATGAACATACTATGTGTGGAGAGCATTCACTTAGCATCGTTATCTCAATTTTGACCAAGATGgcttttagaggcttttgcattggAACTATTCATATacataaatagtatttatttatatattgtatatatttatttatttatttatttattatatacagtatgtgcatttatTAACTCACGCGAGCTTTGCGTGTGAACACTGGAGGTCAGCGGTGAGTCGTCTGTGATATGGATACACAAAGAAAGATTTAAGCTCGTTAGcagtacttttttttctccagagtTATGTAGTTTTTAGTTCTACTAAGACTGTTACATCGAATTTCAATTTGAGTAAATAAAATTACAGACACATTAAAGTTTCCTTTAAAAGTCAAGTAACTTAATCATAGAATGAGCTAAATTCTCAGTCGTTTATAACTGAGCTAAAAGCAGCCTGTACCTATTTATTAAACACTCTGCATCTTAAAGCAAAGCAGTGGCACTTATTTTAAGTGGACATTTTGGTATGTTTTTGCATCATGACCCTGTCAGTCTGCTCCTTGAACCGTTCAAGCAGGCCATTGAAAAGGCACATTGTTTCTTTAGGCTGGACAGAGAGTCTGTCTTCAGCTGTGCTCACTGAGAGAGCAGTCTGTGACATTACACACAAGCACAGCACTGCTGCCTACAGTCATGGGTAAGTACAGCATCTCTACTGATTACAAGGGAAGTTTCAAGTTATTTTGTAtatcatttgaaaaatgttttaaatttttacctGTAGCTTGACAAACTAGTGCAAAGAAAGCTGAGCATTGCATTTGAAGAGACAGTGATATTATATCTGCATATCCTGTGGCTTCAGAGAAGTACTACATATTTGTCTAAATGTGACTGCAACAGAAACTTAATTTCCCACCAAGTATCATCTGGACTGAAGTGCTGCAGCAGCTTTTCTCAGACCTAACTTTACTTGTAGCATTATTTTAGGTCAGTGTCTTTTAATCAGCtggtgtttttgtgatttttagaaACTGTCCTAGTAGAGAAACCACAAGTGTAGATCATCATAACATTTCACAATCACAAAGTGTCCCAGTACTTTTTGTATATAATAACGGTTTTTAagaattaataatttgtctttcttgaaaatgtaattatcttttatttattcttttgtctCTTCTATAATAAGTTTAAccaagtttggggtctgtaaaatttgttaaaaagaaaatgcaatatattattacaatttaaaattaagtattttaaaatgtaattaattcctgtgaattttcagcagccgtgtTTGTTGTTACATataacaacaaaaccaaaaatgaacCAGATATTCCTCTGTTTATATAAATCAAACGGTTTCACCCCAAGTTGGATTTTAACCATTAGCATGCCATTGATGCTTGTGTGCAGCATTAACCCCAAATCTTCCCCCTCTTTATTCACTGTTTTTCTCCCCGTGCTCATTTCAGTCAGTCTGTAGGGGGCTGAGGTGGCACTGGCTCTTTGTTTGCTTGTCTTTGCTGTCCCTTGTGTTGCATCGAGACAAAGGCTATTGTCAGTGCAGCCACAGAAAGACACTTGGTTCTCCGTATTTTCTCACACTCTTCATGCCGTGGTACAGACCTGCTCCGTCGCCATCCCCCTCAGCAGCACATGATACGGATGGAGACCCCCTCACACCGATCCACCCAGACTCACACACTTCGCTGCAGCTGCTGCTCTGTTGCGATGGCACGTTGCAGTGTTTCAGATCCATGTGAATGGATAAATGAGAACAGTTTTATAGAGaatttggctttattaaagtagGAATAGGCTGTATAAAAAGGAAAGGAGTGTAAAGGGTTGATATGCGTGGCAACACTGCTCTTGCTGTtcttaattcagttcaattcagccACAAGTCATCATTAGTGAGGTGTTGGAGGAAAACCTTGAAGAGAACCAGACTCATCTGGAGTCCATCCTACAAAATAATGTCATATGACAATAATATACAGCtctatgaagagttcagatgcaaaagcatCTTAGTACGTCTGacgtttttctttaaaattagcatttctttctttcatgttatTTGATTCAAAGAATGTTcttagattttgtttgtttgaatcatttatttacattctgtttttatgataaatattatattgttaaatgaaagtttactgcattatttttttttattatttatttatttttttgtggcaaaTAATCGTTgccattttttttacctttaacttggaaaatttttaaattgtcttCTCTAGAAGGGGCCACATGTATAAGGAAAACAGCAGAGGGCCTAATACAGATCCTTGTGGCAATGTGCAATTTCTAGATGTCAGATATGATAAGTCATCAGAAAATGACAAACTGATCCGTCATATGCTTTTGATCTCAGGTTGTTATGAATGCTGTATGCGTTGTCTTGGAGGAGTGCCGTATGTCTCTCTGCTGGCCACTCTGCTGTGTTTCTCTGGCATTGCTCTGTTCTGCGGCTGTGGACATCAGGCCCTTACAGAGAGCGAGAGACTGATCGAGACGTACTTCACCCGTGAGCATCAGGACTACATCACGCTAGCGTACCTGTGCGTAGCATCTCTCTCTTCATCTATGTTCAGTCTAGATTAATctatttcagttttcactttacTTGCCCATAATATCAAGCTTCACAATAAAAAATGCTTGAAGAAGTAGCCCGTGCTTTTTTATGTAGAACGATCAGTCATTTTAACATCTTTTTATTGCAAacgtgtctttctctctctctctctcttctgtagtATTGAGTATTTTCAGTACATCATTTATGGCCTGGCCTCCTTCTTCTCCCTGTACTGTATAGTCCTGCTGGCTGAAGGCTTTTACACCACCAGTGCAGTCCGGCAGTCATTTGGAGAATTTCGTAGCACAGTTTGTGGTCGCTGTCTCAGCACAATGGTGAGTGATGTGCAGTGCGAGTTTCACTTTGCGTCTGGCTACTTTCCAAAATTTTGCACCCTCCTGTTGTTGCAAACACGTATGCCTTTCTTCCTTTAAGCAAAAGAGGAAATTGTTAAGAATTTGCTCATTGCACATTTCCATGCGATGAACTTATACAGTTATCAGAGGCTGCCAGTTTCAAAATGTTGATATTGGAAACACTGAATATTTCTCATTTGCACTTCCGTATATTCAAAATTGGTGCATTGTATTTAGGTTAGTGTTGTCATTTGTGTTAAACCTGGCAAATTGCATCTCTTGAgt
Encoded here:
- the LOC109096231 gene encoding protocadherin-20-like; protein product: MTWTILQWVLLLASTGQIHSHALLRFITVEEQEAGVKIGSLSPTYSAPYRLLDERYVRLDESTGDLFTKERIDRETLCPSHQDGECTFSNTAVVSLNFEIVPMIIVVDDINDNTPIFERNEIPLHVPEDASIGTAFPLDDQAQDKDTGDNGLIRYHLEDSDGFFGIRQDGHELELVVQRELDRETQENHFLVLVAVDGGSVPLSATAHLNVTVTDVDDNCPEFDADSPITAIVPALGVKGTAVAQLKATDKDLGQNAQIAFSFSRQITDKAKALFHLDGHTGLISLAVDTQVDSPEEHMLKVFANSPLCPPAQTQVTIYIQPVMSQEPSVKIKFVAEHKNQVIVLQENEPPTILALLELEDTSTAKGTLSLDKNSMPFSLKPQAGSYLLSTSKPLDFEMCSEYEVTVIISNPHGTRLHRREVIKVLVEDVNDNAPKFEQTRYEKDIKENNEPGVFLLRVQASDADSQQFGKVRYRLTNGGPFRIHEETGVISAAESLDREQQEKYDLTVLARDGGEPSLEGLAIVSINILDVNDNPPVFPTPHFYFFVFESIPQLSQVGKVTVSDADEGDNGQIVDLRILNDSVPFAIDLAQGSLRSTGEVDREKQDRYELLVVAADGGSPVLSTTAKMTIFIEDVNDNHPQVLLPSSNLSCLTISPATRAGSMITKIFAIDEDSGMNSDITYQIIASKPALHSPFQIDEHSGNITLVQHLRGEDYGMHHLFIVVRDRGKPDPLQTTVWVNLQVNETLEKCHVNAIPEYTPPRLLPPMPVQDRCESNAGLIFYCGLCLMVISVCVLLAAVVVFMKRKNTKRKAEKKNVWETGNLCELKPLN